One segment of Desulfobacterales bacterium DNA contains the following:
- a CDS encoding phosphatidylglycerophosphatase A, translated as MTTLIMAIASGLYSGYLPIAPGTWGSLVGIALFVLLSSLSLPVYGLVVAGLLLVGFFAANGAEKILDKKDPGVVVIDEIVGMLITMTAAPITPWVLLLGFLLFRLFDIAKPFPCNWVDKRVNGGIGIMLDDVIAGIYGFIVLQGILYFIQG; from the coding sequence ATGACCACCCTGATCATGGCCATCGCCTCCGGGCTTTACAGCGGCTACCTGCCCATTGCCCCGGGCACCTGGGGCTCGCTGGTGGGGATCGCTCTTTTTGTTTTACTGAGCAGTCTGTCTTTGCCGGTCTACGGCCTGGTGGTGGCAGGGCTGCTGCTGGTGGGCTTTTTTGCTGCCAACGGGGCAGAGAAGATCCTGGATAAAAAAGACCCGGGCGTGGTGGTGATCGACGAGATCGTCGGCATGCTGATCACCATGACCGCGGCGCCGATAACCCCGTGGGTACTGCTGCTCGGCTTTCTTTTATTCCGGCTCTTTGATATTGCCAAGCCCTTCCCCTGCAACTGGGTGGATAAGCGGGTCAACGGCGGGATCGGGATCATGCTCGACGACGTGATCGCCGGAATCTACGGATTTATTGTGTTGCAGGGGA